A portion of the Achromobacter sp. MFA1 R4 genome contains these proteins:
- a CDS encoding caspase family protein, producing MMATPTFKRVSLAQFQQIIKQFAFTRAIDEVHMHHTWRPRRQDFRGHETIVGMWRHHTQTNGWADIAQHVTIDPEGFIWLGRNWNTPPASAAGHNGTRNQGPFMFEMIGDFDAGVDLFDGPQKETTLGVIDAVLRHFNLPDRALRFHNMMSSKSCPGGAIRYPQLLADLADYRLRHAKDEGLSPQGRAIRPFPTESGFIVEEAIQSLHRSDMGLTESADAEPHDGNGAHGHDGGYPTYGARTDGAANGHTSAFESPVRPRDSLSSADLARLRPHVVNLTAGRFSHNGMMTTTPEDVDAIFGDHLPRALREAGGQPVKILFFSHGGLVSESTGLKIAALQIPWWLSNGVYPIHFVWETGLFHSIAQLLQRRPSTRGLDPRDLTDPVLEQIARRLGGINIWGAMKTNAQRSVDPPTNANPTGGGAHYVAKKLGALCDDHPGKFELHAVGHSAGSIFHAHFVPTARQLGASRFKSLQFLAPALAVDIFKERLLPLIGNGSQHAVEDLAVFTMTREYERKDHCARIYGKSLLYLIHHALEERFDAPLLGLEDSLRDDPDLRRLFGLGTTTNDAARIIWSPSPDSTGRYASRATAHGDFDNDGATMNSLLRRVLSKNDIDPIVDFPAARGPSTAEWSWLDEIDWPDILLPSGPQKQTHTTEMVTYNDSWTPALSPPKAVSSTGGRRVALCVGIDAYPDPDDQLAGCVNDAQLWGQALGNLGFETALLLDGGASRAAIEQSLRRLIGNSRPGDVLVFHYSGHGTQVDDWDGDEDDGFDEALCPFDFRTGALFLDDDIARLLADLPQGVNMTLFIDSCHSGTVTRFAVGPGARLPPGTRARYAKATDELRKANRRFRAALRAPRALNGRGEQSPMNHTKFSACRDDQQALESNGNGEFTRRALRILQESVAGMNHAQFQARLEKSFGPNSRQNPRLDCPRGIETHLLLQPLADAVQAGPIRQIRELDTTVQGVPSMEAIQLMSRAIHVLAQH from the coding sequence ATGATGGCCACTCCCACTTTCAAACGTGTCTCGCTGGCGCAATTCCAACAAATCATCAAGCAGTTTGCCTTCACGCGCGCCATCGACGAGGTGCACATGCACCACACATGGCGCCCCCGCAGACAGGATTTTCGAGGCCACGAGACGATCGTGGGGATGTGGCGCCACCATACCCAGACCAACGGATGGGCCGACATCGCCCAGCACGTGACCATCGACCCGGAAGGGTTCATCTGGCTCGGCAGGAATTGGAACACCCCGCCAGCGAGCGCAGCCGGTCACAATGGCACCCGCAACCAGGGACCGTTCATGTTCGAGATGATCGGCGACTTCGATGCCGGCGTCGATCTCTTCGATGGACCGCAGAAGGAGACTACCCTGGGCGTGATCGACGCCGTGCTGCGCCATTTCAACCTGCCCGACCGGGCGCTGCGCTTTCACAACATGATGTCCTCGAAGTCTTGTCCTGGCGGTGCCATCCGCTACCCGCAGCTCCTCGCCGACCTCGCCGACTATCGCCTGCGCCACGCGAAGGACGAGGGGCTTTCGCCCCAAGGACGAGCGATTCGGCCCTTTCCGACTGAATCGGGATTCATCGTGGAGGAAGCCATTCAGTCCCTGCATCGATCCGACATGGGACTTACCGAATCCGCAGACGCCGAGCCGCACGACGGCAATGGGGCACATGGGCATGACGGCGGCTACCCGACATACGGGGCGAGAACTGACGGAGCCGCCAACGGACACACGTCTGCGTTCGAAAGCCCCGTACGCCCGCGCGACAGCCTGTCCAGCGCCGATCTGGCCCGGCTGCGCCCCCACGTGGTCAACCTGACCGCCGGGCGGTTTTCCCACAACGGGATGATGACCACCACGCCCGAGGACGTCGACGCGATATTCGGCGACCACCTACCACGCGCCCTGCGGGAAGCCGGTGGACAGCCCGTCAAGATCCTGTTTTTTTCCCATGGCGGCCTGGTTTCCGAGTCAACCGGTCTCAAGATCGCTGCCCTGCAGATTCCGTGGTGGCTAAGCAATGGCGTCTATCCCATCCACTTCGTCTGGGAGACCGGCCTTTTTCACTCGATTGCGCAATTGCTGCAACGGCGGCCGTCCACGCGCGGTCTGGATCCGAGAGACCTCACCGACCCCGTGCTGGAACAGATCGCGCGGCGCCTGGGCGGCATCAACATATGGGGCGCGATGAAAACCAACGCGCAGCGGTCAGTTGACCCTCCCACGAACGCGAATCCGACGGGCGGCGGCGCGCACTATGTCGCGAAAAAGCTCGGGGCCTTGTGCGACGACCATCCGGGCAAATTCGAACTGCATGCCGTCGGGCACAGCGCGGGTTCCATCTTTCATGCGCACTTCGTACCAACTGCGCGCCAACTTGGCGCTTCCCGATTCAAATCGCTGCAGTTCCTGGCCCCGGCCCTCGCCGTCGACATATTCAAGGAACGCCTGCTTCCCCTCATTGGGAACGGCAGCCAGCACGCCGTCGAAGACCTCGCGGTCTTCACGATGACGCGCGAGTACGAGCGCAAGGATCATTGCGCCCGCATCTACGGCAAATCCCTGCTCTATCTGATTCATCACGCGCTTGAAGAGCGCTTCGATGCGCCGCTTTTAGGCCTGGAGGACAGCTTGCGGGATGACCCAGACCTCAGGCGGCTGTTCGGCCTGGGCACCACCACAAACGACGCCGCCAGAATCATCTGGTCGCCCAGTCCGGACAGCACGGGCCGCTACGCCAGCCGTGCCACCGCCCACGGCGATTTCGACAACGATGGGGCGACGATGAACAGCCTGCTGCGGCGCGTGCTGTCCAAGAACGATATCGATCCCATCGTCGACTTCCCCGCCGCGCGCGGGCCGTCCACGGCCGAATGGTCCTGGCTGGACGAGATCGACTGGCCCGACATCCTGCTTCCTTCTGGGCCACAAAAGCAAACCCATACCACGGAGATGGTGACCTACAACGATTCCTGGACACCCGCTCTCAGCCCCCCGAAGGCCGTTTCATCGACCGGCGGCCGCCGGGTGGCGCTCTGTGTGGGAATTGATGCCTACCCCGACCCGGACGATCAGCTGGCTGGATGCGTCAACGATGCTCAGCTTTGGGGCCAGGCTCTCGGCAACCTGGGGTTCGAAACCGCGCTGTTGCTGGACGGCGGCGCGAGCCGCGCCGCGATAGAACAATCCCTCAGGCGGCTCATCGGCAATTCCCGGCCTGGCGACGTGCTCGTCTTTCATTACTCCGGTCATGGCACCCAGGTCGATGACTGGGACGGAGACGAAGACGACGGATTCGATGAAGCCCTGTGCCCGTTCGATTTCCGCACCGGCGCCCTGTTCCTGGACGATGACATCGCCCGCTTGCTGGCAGACCTGCCGCAAGGCGTCAACATGACGCTGTTCATCGATTCCTGCCATAGCGGGACCGTCACGCGGTTCGCCGTGGGCCCCGGAGCACGACTCCCTCCGGGCACGCGTGCGCGGTATGCAAAGGCGACCGACGAGTTGCGGAAGGCAAATCGACGGTTTCGTGCGGCATTGCGAGCCCCCCGTGCATTGAACGGGCGCGGGGAACAATCCCCCATGAACCACACGAAATTCTCCGCCTGCCGGGATGACCAGCAAGCGCTCGAAAGCAATGGCAACGGCGAATTCACGCGTAGGGCGCTGCGGATTCTGCAGGAGAGTGTCGCGGGCATGAATCATGCTCAATTCCAGGCCCGGCTGGAGAAATCGTTCGGGCCGAACTCCCGGCAAAATCCCCGCCTCGATTGTCCGCGGGGCATTGAAACGCATTTGCTGTTGCAACCCTTGGCCGACGCGGTGCAAGCCGGGCCCATACGGCAAATTCGGGAATTGGACACGACCGTCCAGGGCGTCCCCTCGATGGAAGCCATCCAACTGATGTCCCGGGCGATCCACGTCCTCGCGCAACACTGA
- a CDS encoding efflux RND transporter permease subunit: protein MIRALLHRPVACIFLALALTLLGAVAWRLLPVAPLPQVDFPTIEVRADLPGASPESMASTVAAPLERALGSIAGVSSMSSSSNQGSTRVQLQFELDRNIDEAARDVQAAINAARAELPAGMPGNPTYRKVNPSQAPIMALAISSPTRPAGQLYDLGSTVLAQKISQIGGVGEVTLGGSSLPAVRVQVNPNALAHYGVALDDVREAISDAAPMGPQGQLDSAARRWEVGTPEQPRRARDYDSLIVRYQDGAVIRLSQVARVSDSVENRYSSGFHNGNPAVVLTISRQPGSNIIETIDAINQALPGLRQLMPADVDLTVALDRSPGIKATLREAHITLGLAAGLVILVVWLFLGNARAAAIPSVAIPVCLIATFAVMFAWGFSLNNLSLMALIVAAGLVVDDAIVVLENISRHLERGLTPVKAALRGVREVGFTLVAMTVALSVVFVSILFMGGLVERLFREFSITLVAATVISLVVSVAIIPALCARWLRPAGHVAPRPSRLQAAFARVHHWYGTSLARVLGHARLTLLILAGVVGLNVYLYVQAPKGFLPVQDTGQLMGFVRGDDGFSFQVMQPKIDQYRQLVLRHPAVQDVIGYNGGGLGISNSLFLIRLKPASERRETSTEVINWMRMNTPAVPGGMFFLNVDQDLRMPGGLGNSGDHELAIMASDVPALREWSRKISRAMQDIPELRDVDAQGDGATQQVVIDIDRSAAQRLGVDMETVSSVLSNSFSQRQVATLYDAMNQYRVVLELDPRYTEDPEVLEQVHVVAADGSRVPLTAFATYDNGLVNDRVYHDGLFAAVWVGFSLAPGVSLEQGLAAIDAAMAKLMVPSHIQTRLGGDARNFQQSLQDQPWLILAVLVAIYLVLGILYESPLHPLTILSTLPSAGVGALLALRLAGIEFTLIALLGLFLLVGIVMKNAILMIDFALSLERRENLTPEQAIHRAALLRLRPIVMTNLAGLLGALPLVLGMGEGSELRRPLGVAIVGGLMISQFLTLYTTPIVYLALERLRLRLRARASLRT, encoded by the coding sequence ATGATCCGGGCGCTGCTGCACCGGCCGGTCGCCTGCATTTTCCTGGCGCTGGCGCTGACCCTGCTTGGCGCCGTCGCCTGGCGGCTGCTGCCGGTGGCGCCGCTGCCCCAGGTGGATTTTCCGACCATCGAGGTGCGGGCCGACCTGCCGGGCGCCAGCCCCGAGAGCATGGCCAGCACCGTAGCCGCGCCGCTGGAGCGGGCGCTGGGCAGCATCGCGGGCGTCAGTTCCATGAGTTCATCCAGCAACCAGGGATCGACCCGCGTGCAGCTCCAGTTCGAGCTGGACCGCAACATCGACGAAGCCGCGCGCGACGTGCAGGCCGCGATCAACGCCGCGCGGGCCGAACTGCCCGCGGGCATGCCGGGCAATCCCACCTACCGCAAGGTCAACCCGTCGCAGGCGCCCATTATGGCGCTGGCGATCAGCTCCCCCACCCGGCCCGCCGGCCAGCTCTACGACCTGGGGTCAACGGTGCTGGCGCAGAAGATTTCGCAGATCGGCGGCGTGGGCGAAGTGACCCTGGGCGGCAGCTCGCTGCCCGCGGTGCGGGTGCAGGTCAATCCCAATGCGCTGGCCCACTACGGCGTGGCGCTGGACGACGTGCGGGAGGCGATTTCGGACGCCGCGCCCATGGGCCCGCAAGGCCAGCTCGATTCGGCCGCGCGGCGCTGGGAAGTCGGCACGCCCGAGCAGCCGCGCCGCGCGCGCGACTACGACAGCCTGATCGTGCGCTACCAGGACGGCGCCGTGATCCGGCTGTCGCAGGTGGCGCGCGTCAGCGATTCGGTCGAAAACCGCTACAGCAGCGGTTTCCACAACGGCAATCCGGCGGTGGTGCTGACGATCAGCCGCCAGCCAGGTTCGAACATCATCGAAACCATCGACGCCATCAACCAGGCGCTGCCGGGCCTGCGCCAGCTGATGCCCGCCGACGTGGACCTGACCGTGGCGCTGGACCGTTCGCCCGGCATCAAGGCCACGCTGCGCGAAGCCCACATCACCTTGGGGCTGGCCGCCGGGCTGGTGATCCTGGTGGTGTGGCTGTTCCTGGGCAACGCCCGCGCCGCCGCGATTCCCAGCGTGGCGATTCCCGTGTGCCTGATCGCCACGTTTGCCGTCATGTTCGCGTGGGGCTTTTCGCTGAACAACCTGTCGCTGATGGCACTGATCGTGGCGGCGGGGCTGGTGGTGGACGACGCCATCGTCGTGCTGGAGAACATCTCGCGCCACCTCGAACGCGGGCTCACCCCGGTCAAGGCCGCGCTGCGCGGCGTGCGCGAAGTGGGCTTCACCCTGGTCGCCATGACGGTGGCGCTGAGCGTGGTCTTCGTGTCCATCCTCTTCATGGGCGGCCTGGTGGAGCGGCTATTCCGCGAGTTCTCCATCACGCTGGTGGCCGCCACCGTGATTTCGCTGGTGGTATCGGTGGCGATCATCCCGGCGCTGTGCGCGCGCTGGCTGCGCCCCGCGGGCCACGTCGCGCCGCGGCCTTCGCGCCTGCAGGCGGCCTTTGCCCGCGTGCACCACTGGTACGGGACGTCGCTGGCGCGCGTGCTGGGCCATGCCCGGCTGACGCTGCTGATCCTGGCCGGCGTCGTCGGCCTGAATGTCTACCTGTACGTGCAGGCCCCCAAGGGCTTTCTGCCCGTCCAGGACACCGGCCAGCTCATGGGCTTCGTGCGCGGCGACGACGGCTTTTCGTTCCAGGTCATGCAGCCCAAGATCGACCAGTACCGGCAACTGGTGCTCAGGCACCCGGCGGTGCAGGACGTCATCGGCTACAACGGCGGCGGCCTGGGCATCAGCAATTCGCTCTTCCTGATCCGCCTGAAGCCCGCGTCCGAACGTCGGGAGACCTCCACCGAGGTCATCAACTGGATGCGCATGAACACCCCCGCGGTGCCGGGCGGAATGTTCTTCCTGAACGTGGACCAGGACCTGCGCATGCCCGGCGGCCTCGGCAATTCCGGCGACCACGAACTGGCCATCATGGCCAGCGACGTGCCGGCTTTGCGCGAATGGTCGCGCAAGATCTCCCGCGCCATGCAGGACATCCCCGAACTGCGCGACGTGGACGCCCAGGGCGACGGCGCCACGCAGCAGGTCGTGATCGACATCGACCGCAGCGCCGCGCAACGGCTGGGGGTGGACATGGAGACCGTCAGCAGCGTGCTGAGCAATTCATTCAGCCAGCGCCAGGTCGCCACCCTGTACGACGCCATGAACCAGTACCGCGTCGTGCTGGAGCTGGACCCGCGCTACACCGAAGACCCCGAAGTCCTGGAGCAGGTGCATGTGGTGGCGGCGGACGGCAGCCGCGTTCCGCTGACCGCCTTTGCCACCTACGACAACGGGCTGGTCAACGACCGCGTCTACCACGACGGCCTGTTCGCGGCCGTGTGGGTGGGGTTTTCATTGGCGCCGGGCGTGTCGCTGGAACAGGGCCTGGCCGCCATCGACGCCGCCATGGCGAAACTGATGGTGCCCTCGCACATCCAGACCCGGCTGGGCGGCGATGCGCGCAATTTCCAGCAAAGCCTGCAGGACCAGCCCTGGCTGATCCTGGCCGTGCTGGTCGCCATCTACCTGGTGCTGGGCATCCTGTATGAAAGCCCCCTGCATCCGCTGACCATCCTGTCCACGCTGCCCTCCGCGGGCGTGGGCGCGCTGCTGGCGCTGCGGCTGGCCGGCATCGAATTCACCCTGATCGCGCTGCTGGGCCTGTTCCTGCTGGTCGGCATCGTCATGAAAAACGCCATCCTGATGATCGACTTCGCCCTCAGCCTGGAGCGGCGCGAAAACCTGACCCCCGAACAGGCCATCCACCGCGCCGCCCTGCTGCGCCTGCGGCCCATCGTCATGACCAACCTGGCCGGCCTGCTCGGCGCCTTGCCGCTGGTGCTAGGCATGGGCGAAGGCTCTGAACTGCGCCGCCCGCTCGGCGTCGCCATCGTGGGCGGGTTGATGATCAGCCAGTTCCTGACCTTGTATACGACGCCGATCGTGTATCTGGCGTTGGAAAGACTGCGGTTGCGCCTTCGCGCGCGCGCCAGCTTGCGTACCTAG
- a CDS encoding multidrug efflux RND transporter permease subunit: MSLSRPFILRPVATSFLMIALLLSGLLALRMLPVAALPQVDYPIIQVTTPYPGASPNVTARAVTAPLERRFGQIPGLKQMSSTSGSGISVITLQFALDVPLGVAEQEVQAAISASDSLLPNDLPTPPVYRKVNPADVPILTLAVTSDSLPLPKVYDLVDTRMTQRLSQLSGVGMVSLAGGQRPAVRVQVNPMALAARGLQLSDVQEAITKANSNQPKGSFDGPVRSVIMDANDQLQSAEEYRELIVAWKNGAPVRLGQIATVEDGAEDRYLAAWVDSQPAVLVNIQRQPGANVIAVADQVKALLPQLTASLPAAVQVRILTDRTDSIRASVRGVQWELAFAVGLVVLVTFLFLRNLPATLIPSLAVPLSLIGTFGFMYLAGFSTNNLTLMALTIGAGFVVDDAIVMLENIARYREQGHSPMAAALKGAGQIGFTLVSLTLSLIAVLIPLLFMEDVVGRLFREFAITLAVAILISLAVSLTLTPMMCARLLPAHAPARPGLLDRLQARYAGWLDVTLRHQRLTLLAMLATVALTGLLYLAVPKGFFPVQDGGVLQGVTQSAQSTSFDAMSRRQQAVAQRLLADPDVATLSSFIGIDGMNATLNTGRLLINLKPWHERSAPLADIMARLDARAREVQGISLYLQPVQELNIEDRVSRGQYQFSLTSPDGALLSRWTAALMQRLAQAPELADVSSDLQGGGRQAYLEVSRDAAARLGVTMDDVAQALYNAFGQRQVATLFTQSNQYRVVLEVDRSMATSPEALERIHLQTENGQAIPLSALATVSERAAPLAVNHLSQFPAVNLSFNLPPGGSLGQAIAAIEAARQEIGMPESVELHLQGAASAFQASLSNTLWLMLAAVVTMYLVLGMLYESAIHPVTILSTLPSATVGALLALLITGRPLDLIAVIGIILLIGLVKKNGIMMVDFALEAERTRGLAPQDAIREAALLRLRPILMTTLAALFGALPLMLATGSGAELRQPLGWVMVGGLLVSQVLTLFTTPAVYLFFHRLGQRRAQATPAPGAEGPAP, encoded by the coding sequence ATGAGCCTGTCGCGCCCCTTCATCCTGCGCCCGGTCGCCACGTCCTTCCTGATGATCGCCCTGCTGCTGTCGGGCCTGTTGGCCCTGCGCATGCTGCCCGTTGCCGCGCTGCCGCAGGTCGACTACCCCATCATCCAGGTGACCACGCCGTATCCGGGCGCCAGTCCCAACGTGACGGCGCGCGCGGTGACCGCGCCGCTGGAGCGCCGCTTCGGGCAGATCCCGGGCCTCAAGCAGATGTCGTCCACCAGCGGCAGCGGCATCTCGGTCATCACGCTGCAATTCGCCCTGGACGTGCCGCTGGGCGTGGCGGAACAGGAGGTGCAGGCGGCCATCAGCGCCAGCGATTCGCTGCTGCCGAACGACCTGCCCACGCCGCCCGTCTACCGCAAGGTCAACCCCGCGGACGTGCCGATCCTGACGCTGGCGGTCACGTCCGATTCCCTGCCCCTGCCCAAGGTCTACGATCTGGTCGACACGCGCATGACCCAGCGGCTGTCGCAGCTCTCGGGCGTGGGCATGGTCAGCCTGGCCGGTGGACAGCGCCCAGCCGTGCGCGTGCAGGTCAATCCGATGGCGCTGGCCGCGCGCGGGCTGCAATTGTCAGACGTGCAGGAGGCCATCACCAAGGCCAATTCCAACCAGCCCAAGGGCAGCTTCGACGGTCCGGTGCGGTCCGTCATCATGGACGCCAACGACCAGCTCCAGAGCGCCGAGGAATACCGCGAGCTGATCGTCGCCTGGAAGAACGGCGCACCGGTTCGCCTGGGCCAGATCGCCACGGTCGAGGACGGGGCCGAGGACCGCTACCTGGCCGCCTGGGTCGACAGCCAGCCCGCCGTGCTGGTGAACATCCAGCGCCAGCCCGGCGCCAACGTGATCGCCGTGGCCGACCAGGTCAAGGCGCTGCTGCCGCAACTGACCGCCAGCCTGCCCGCGGCCGTGCAGGTTCGCATCCTGACCGACCGCACCGACAGCATCCGCGCGTCGGTGCGCGGCGTGCAGTGGGAGCTGGCCTTCGCCGTGGGCCTGGTGGTGCTGGTGACGTTCCTGTTCCTGCGCAACCTGCCCGCCACCCTGATCCCCAGCCTGGCCGTGCCGCTCTCCCTGATCGGCACCTTCGGCTTCATGTACCTGGCCGGCTTTTCCACCAACAACCTCACGCTGATGGCGCTGACGATCGGCGCGGGCTTCGTCGTGGACGACGCCATCGTCATGCTGGAGAACATCGCGCGCTACCGCGAGCAGGGCCACAGCCCCATGGCCGCCGCGCTCAAGGGCGCGGGGCAGATCGGCTTCACGCTGGTGTCGCTGACCCTGTCGCTCATCGCGGTGCTGATTCCGCTGCTCTTCATGGAAGACGTGGTGGGCCGGCTGTTCCGCGAGTTCGCCATTACCCTGGCCGTCGCCATCCTGATCTCGCTGGCGGTGTCGCTGACCCTGACGCCCATGATGTGCGCGCGCCTGCTGCCCGCGCACGCCCCCGCGCGGCCCGGGCTGCTGGACCGCCTGCAGGCGCGCTATGCCGGATGGCTGGACGTGACGCTGCGCCACCAGCGGCTGACCCTGCTGGCGATGCTGGCAACCGTGGCGCTCACCGGCCTGCTGTACCTGGCGGTGCCCAAGGGTTTCTTCCCGGTGCAGGACGGCGGCGTGCTGCAGGGCGTGACCCAGTCGGCGCAAAGCACGTCGTTCGACGCCATGTCGCGCCGCCAGCAGGCGGTGGCGCAGCGCCTGCTGGCTGATCCGGACGTCGCCACCCTGTCGTCCTTCATCGGCATCGACGGCATGAACGCGACGCTGAACACGGGGCGGCTGCTGATCAACCTCAAGCCCTGGCACGAACGCAGCGCGCCGCTGGCCGACATCATGGCGCGGCTGGACGCGCGCGCCCGCGAGGTCCAGGGCATTTCGCTATACCTGCAACCCGTGCAGGAGCTCAACATCGAAGACCGCGTCAGCCGCGGCCAATACCAGTTCAGCCTGACCTCGCCCGACGGCGCGCTGCTGTCGCGCTGGACCGCCGCGCTGATGCAGCGGCTGGCCCAGGCGCCCGAGCTGGCCGATGTGTCGTCCGACCTGCAGGGCGGCGGGCGCCAGGCGTATCTGGAGGTCTCGCGCGACGCCGCCGCGCGCCTGGGCGTCACGATGGACGACGTGGCGCAGGCGCTCTACAACGCCTTCGGCCAGCGCCAGGTCGCCACGCTGTTCACCCAATCCAACCAGTACCGCGTGGTGCTGGAAGTGGACCGGTCGATGGCGACCAGCCCCGAAGCGCTGGAACGCATCCATCTGCAGACGGAAAACGGGCAGGCTATTCCGCTGTCCGCCCTGGCCACCGTGAGCGAGCGCGCCGCGCCGCTGGCGGTCAATCACCTGTCCCAGTTCCCGGCAGTGAACCTGTCGTTCAACCTGCCGCCCGGCGGCTCGCTGGGCCAGGCCATCGCCGCCATCGAGGCGGCCCGGCAAGAGATCGGCATGCCCGAAAGCGTGGAGCTGCACCTGCAGGGCGCGGCGTCCGCCTTCCAGGCCTCGCTGTCCAACACGCTGTGGCTGATGCTGGCGGCGGTGGTGACCATGTACCTGGTGTTGGGCATGCTGTATGAAAGCGCGATCCATCCGGTCACCATCCTGTCCACCCTGCCCTCGGCCACCGTGGGCGCGCTGCTGGCCCTGCTGATCACGGGCCGGCCGCTGGACCTGATCGCCGTCATCGGCATCATCCTCCTGATCGGACTGGTCAAGAAGAACGGCATCATGATGGTGGACTTTGCGCTGGAGGCCGAGCGCACGCGCGGGCTCGCGCCCCAGGACGCGATCCGCGAGGCCGCGCTGCTGCGGCTGCGGCCCATCCTGATGACGACGCTGGCCGCCCTGTTCGGCGCGCTGCCGCTGATGCTGGCGACGGGTTCCGGCGCCGAACTGCGCCAGCCGCTGGGCTGGGTCATGGTCGGCGGCCTGCTGGTCAGCCAGGTCCTGACGCTGTTCACCACGCCCGCCGTCTACCTCTTCTTCCACCGCCTGGGCCAGCGGCGCGCCCAGGCCACGCCCGCGCCCGGCGCCGAAGGCCCCGCCCCATGA
- a CDS encoding efflux RND transporter periplasmic adaptor subunit, producing the protein MSLRSLAGPSPTRPRLILIAAALLLALLIGAAAWLAGDKGSAAPPLPNYGKLPVAVSVAAARIGPLQRDLHALGTITPLAQVTVRSQVDGELIRLHYTEGQAVAQGQLLAEIDPRPYLAALASAEGELAQTQALLDNAEADLRRYRKLARQEAVAGQQLDAAEAQVRAYAAQRQKHQAQVADARRLLDLTRIVAPHAGRVGLRRVDAGNQVRAADADGLTTLVQMAPISALFSISETRLHILRQAQADNPVLRVQAWDADDRRILAEGTLEALDNRIQAASGTVRLRARFDNADESLFPNQFVNIRLAVVQRDNVVTIPSAAVQYGSEGAFVFVIGDDARATRRVLELGPANAGRIVVLAGLAQDERVVVEGVDRLHDGRAVQVVDQRIDPQG; encoded by the coding sequence ATGTCCCTGCGCTCCCTTGCGGGCCCCTCCCCGACACGCCCCCGCCTGATCCTGATCGCCGCCGCCCTGTTGCTGGCCCTGCTGATCGGAGCGGCGGCCTGGCTCGCGGGCGACAAGGGCTCTGCTGCTCCGCCGTTGCCCAACTACGGAAAACTGCCCGTCGCGGTCAGCGTCGCCGCCGCGCGCATCGGCCCGCTGCAGCGCGACCTGCACGCACTGGGCACCATCACCCCGCTGGCGCAGGTGACCGTGCGCAGCCAGGTCGACGGCGAACTGATCCGGCTGCACTATACCGAAGGCCAGGCCGTGGCCCAGGGCCAGCTGCTGGCGGAGATCGATCCGCGCCCGTACCTGGCCGCGCTGGCGTCGGCCGAAGGCGAACTGGCCCAGACGCAGGCGCTGCTGGACAACGCCGAAGCGGACCTGCGGCGTTACCGCAAGCTGGCGCGCCAGGAGGCCGTGGCGGGCCAGCAGCTCGATGCCGCCGAAGCCCAGGTGCGCGCCTATGCCGCGCAGCGCCAGAAGCACCAGGCGCAGGTCGCCGATGCCCGGCGCCTGCTGGACCTGACCCGCATCGTCGCGCCGCACGCCGGCCGCGTCGGGCTGCGGCGCGTCGACGCGGGCAACCAGGTGCGCGCGGCCGACGCCGACGGCTTGACCACCCTGGTGCAGATGGCGCCCATCTCGGCGCTCTTCAGCATTTCGGAGACCCGCCTGCACATCCTGCGGCAGGCCCAGGCCGACAACCCGGTGCTGCGCGTGCAGGCCTGGGACGCCGATGACCGCCGGATCCTTGCCGAAGGCACGCTGGAGGCGCTGGACAACCGCATCCAGGCCGCCAGCGGCACGGTGCGGCTGCGCGCCCGCTTCGACAATGCCGACGAATCGCTGTTTCCCAACCAGTTTGTGAACATCCGGCTGGCCGTGGTGCAGCGGGACAACGTGGTGACCATCCCGAGCGCCGCGGTGCAGTACGGTTCCGAGGGCGCATTCGTGTTCGTCATCGGCGACGATGCCCGGGCGACGCGCCGGGTGCTGGAACTGGGCCCGGCCAACGCCGGCCGCATCGTCGTGCTGGCGGGCCTGGCCCAGGACGAGCGCGTCGTGGTCGAAGGCGTGGACCGCCTGCACGATGGCCGCGCCGTGCAGGTCGTCGACCAGCGCATCGACCCGCAAGGCTAG